The Nitrosarchaeum sp. DNA window GGGTTGCCTTTGATGAAGTCTTTTCTACAGAATGGTTGCCCCTTTCCAACTCTATAATTAGCGCCATGCATGATAATTTCACCCTGAATGCCCATATTTTAACGGTTAGACAACCTTCATTCGTATCTCCAATGCTTATATGGAAAACCATCAACCTTCTCTCATTATGGAAGATACCCCTTTAGTGAAAGGTGAATTGGTCTCAGATCAAACTTGTATCATAGATAAAGAAATGATTCATGAACTTCAACTCAAAGGATTTGGTGAAATTGAAAAAGAAAAATTATTCTTAAAGTCATTTGAGTCTCTTTATCTGTTATATTCTGATAAATTGATTCTTCGTAAGGGTAAAAAGCAAATTAATTTTGATGATTTATTGAGTGTCTGCCAAAAAAATGATCCTGAAACTCTAACAAAATTTTTGATTTATCGAGATTTGAAAACTAGAGGATATGTTGTAAAAGATGGATTTGGATTTGGTTCTGATTTTAGAGTTTATGAACGAGGACAATTTGGTGAAAAAGGGGCAAAATTTCTAATTTTTGGTCTCAATGAAGGTCAGCAAGAGAAAATGGGCACCCTTCAGAAAAAAATTGAACAAATAACTCAGATGGGCAAAGAACCTGTAATTGCTGTTATTGAAAGACGTGGAGAAGTAATTTATTATAAAATTAACCGAATGAATTTTTATGAAAACAAAACAGGTCTAGAAGAACTATCTCAACTCTAAACTTCAAATACCCATTCAGGTGAATATTTCAAAAGATTGTTTCTTTCTGCATCCATAAAGTCATGAACTTGAACATACTGTGTCTTGTTTTCCCACAAGTCTTCAAAATCTTTAATCTTTCTATCTATTCGGGATTTATCATTCCATGATGTAAATACGTCTACTGATTCAAAATCTCTAATGTTGGTAGAAAGCGATGATGATGTTCCAGTAAATGCTACTGCATCTCCGGTTCCATCTTTGAATATGCCAATTCTTTCTGAAAACAAATTTGAAACCATTTCTGAATTTGTAATCGCTATTTTTAATTCAATTTGGCCATTATTTATGAAATCTTGTAGCTTTTGAATTTTAACATCTTTGATTAACTTTCCATCAAAACGTTTGGTGTATTTTTCATTGAAGAGTTTTGTTAGTAAGTTAAGATCTGATATTTTGAATCTATTGCCTGTAATCATTCTTAATCTTGCTTTACCTGAAGTAAAATTATCAAAACCAAATGCAATACCTGCTAGATTTCGTATTGATAAAAAGTCAACACATCTGTCGTACTCTGTACAGGTAGATAGACATGGAAAGAAAAATTCTGCAACTATATCATTTCTATCTGAACGATACTCTTCTTCAAACTTGATGTCTCGTAATCGCAATATTTTTTTAATATGATTTTGTTATTTAAACAAACAATTCTTTGCCAATTTTACTAATATTCAATGATTTGTTAGTTACTTGTGTCATTTTACTTATAAAGAAATCTTTGATCAAAAGATGGCATGTTTGATTTTATTGAGCAATTAAATTTTTGAAAGAATTTTTTTCTTTTTTTCTTGAAATTCTTTATTTGTAATTATTCCTGCTTTTTTTAATTCTGCAAGTTTTTCAATTAATTCTAGATGTTTGCGTGTTGGATTTTTGAAATCCTTTCCCATTTGAATGCCTGATTTTGTACCTTTTTTTAATTTATTACCTATATTGCTGCTCTTTTTGATAATTTTTCCACCGATGCTAACTCCCTTTTTCTTTGCTTGTCTAATAATTTCTTCAGATTTCTGTTTTGTCATTTCATTTACTAGGGTGTGCTTTTTTGCCATGTTGCTTAATTCACGTGTTTTTCTACGTGCAAGATGAGCGTGAAACTTTAGATCTTTGAGAATTTCATTCTTGGTTTTTCTTTTAAATCTCCTTGTATACTCTTCAATGACTAAAATTGGAAATGGACTAAACTCTACATCTAGATAAT harbors:
- the endA gene encoding tRNA-intron lyase, which codes for MEDTPLVKGELVSDQTCIIDKEMIHELQLKGFGEIEKEKLFLKSFESLYLLYSDKLILRKGKKQINFDDLLSVCQKNDPETLTKFLIYRDLKTRGYVVKDGFGFGSDFRVYERGQFGEKGAKFLIFGLNEGQQEKMGTLQKKIEQITQMGKEPVIAVIERRGEVIYYKINRMNFYENKTGLEELSQL
- a CDS encoding SHOCT domain-containing protein, producing the protein MEIKSEKSIKEYLKTLPDDTIIKYYLDVEFSPFPILVIEEYTRRFKRKTKNEILKDLKFHAHLARRKTRELSNMAKKHTLVNEMTKQKSEEIIRQAKKKGVSIGGKIIKKSSNIGNKLKKGTKSGIQMGKDFKNPTRKHLELIEKLAELKKAGIITNKEFQEKKKKILSKI
- a CDS encoding DNA repair helicase, which encodes MRLRDIKFEEEYRSDRNDIVAEFFFPCLSTCTEYDRCVDFLSIRNLAGIAFGFDNFTSGKARLRMITGNRFKISDLNLLTKLFNEKYTKRFDGKLIKDVKIQKLQDFINNGQIELKIAITNSEMVSNLFSERIGIFKDGTGDAVAFTGTSSSLSTNIRDFESVDVFTSWNDKSRIDRKIKDFEDLWENKTQYVQVHDFMDAERNNLLKYSPEWVFEV